Proteins encoded together in one Chrysemys picta bellii isolate R12L10 chromosome 22, ASM1138683v2, whole genome shotgun sequence window:
- the METTL1 gene encoding tRNA (guanine-N(7)-)-methyltransferase isoform X2: protein MAGAPPQKRFYRQRAHSNPLADHTLRYPTKPEEMNWAEHYPEFFAPLTKDDRHDDPKDSEERAKPVAQVEFADIGCGYGGLLVELSPLFPNTLMLGLEIRVKVSDYVRDRIQSLRASHPGQYQNIACIRSNAMKHLPNFFHKGQLAKMFFLFPDPHFKKTKHKWRIISSTLLAEYAYVLRVGGLVYTITDVEEVHEWMVGHFSGHPLFVQVPLEDLGQGPGVMGAAGPRARYAGDKPG from the exons ATGGCGGGGGCCCCGCCCCAGAAGCGCTTCTACCGGCAGCGGGctcactccaaccccctggcGGACCACACGCTGCGcta TCCCACAAAACCTGAGGAAATGAACTGGGCTGAACACTACCCTGAGTTCTTCGCCCCGTTGACCAAAGATGACCGTCACGATGACCCGAAGGACTCCGAGGAGAGAGCGAAGCCCGTTGCGCAAGTCGAATTCGCTGATATTGGCTGCGGTTATGGGGGCTTGTTGG TCGAGttgtctcccctcttccccaacaCCTTAATGCTGGGCCTGGAGATCCGAGTGAAGGTCTCGGATTACGTCCGTGACCGGATCCAGTCTCTGAGAGCATCCCATCCAGGGCAGTACCAGAACATCGCCTGTATCCGCAGCAATGCCATGAAGCACCTGCCCAATTTCTTTCACAAGGGGCAG CTGGCCAAGATGTTCTTCCTCTTCCCGGACCCGCACTTCAAGAAGACTAAGCACAAGTGGCGGATCATCAGCTCGACGCTGCTGGCTGAATACGCCTACGTCCTGCGGGTCGGG GGCCTGGTGTATACCATCACCGACGTGGAAGAGGTGCACGAGTGGATGGTCGGGCACTTCAGCGGGCACCCGCTCTTCGTCCAGGTGCCCTTGGAGGACTTG GGACAGGGGCCGGGTGTGATGGGAGCAGCTGGACCACGTGCCCGCTACGCTGGAGACAAGCCAGGCTGA
- the METTL1 gene encoding tRNA (guanine-N(7)-)-methyltransferase isoform X3: MNWAEHYPEFFAPLTKDDRHDDPKDSEERAKPVAQVEFADIGCGYGGLLVELSPLFPNTLMLGLEIRVKVSDYVRDRIQSLRASHPGQYQNIACIRSNAMKHLPNFFHKGQLAKMFFLFPDPHFKKTKHKWRIISSTLLAEYAYVLRVGGLVYTITDVEEVHEWMVGHFSGHPLFVQVPLEDLGSDPIVGRLGTSTEEGKKVQRNGGKTFPAVFRRIENEALQGAPGTEQCQGAPDT, encoded by the exons ATGAACTGGGCTGAACACTACCCTGAGTTCTTCGCCCCGTTGACCAAAGATGACCGTCACGATGACCCGAAGGACTCCGAGGAGAGAGCGAAGCCCGTTGCGCAAGTCGAATTCGCTGATATTGGCTGCGGTTATGGGGGCTTGTTGG TCGAGttgtctcccctcttccccaacaCCTTAATGCTGGGCCTGGAGATCCGAGTGAAGGTCTCGGATTACGTCCGTGACCGGATCCAGTCTCTGAGAGCATCCCATCCAGGGCAGTACCAGAACATCGCCTGTATCCGCAGCAATGCCATGAAGCACCTGCCCAATTTCTTTCACAAGGGGCAG CTGGCCAAGATGTTCTTCCTCTTCCCGGACCCGCACTTCAAGAAGACTAAGCACAAGTGGCGGATCATCAGCTCGACGCTGCTGGCTGAATACGCCTACGTCCTGCGGGTCGGG GGCCTGGTGTATACCATCACCGACGTGGAAGAGGTGCACGAGTGGATGGTCGGGCACTTCAGCGGGCACCCGCTCTTCGTCCAGGTGCCCTTGGAGGACTTG GGCAGCGATCCCATCGTGGGACGCCTGGGGACCTCCACCGAGGAGGGAAAGAAGGTCCAACGGAACGGCGGCAAGACCTTCCCTGCCGTCTTCCGGCGCATCGAAAACGAAGCCCTGCAGGGGGCACCAGGAACAGagcagtgccagggggctccggACACGTGA
- the LOC101954100 gene encoding 25-hydroxyvitamin D-1 alpha hydroxylase, mitochondrial, whose protein sequence is MPQTLKLASRASLLTRGFPEIWAELGFKAPARVIKTHKTLEDMPGPSALGFFTDLFCKRGLARLHELQIEGKAKYGPVWKASFGPILTVHVAEPSLIEQVLRQEGKHPIRSDLSSWKDYRVCRGHAYGLLTAEGEEWQKIRSILGKHMLKPKEVESYTGTLNGVVSDLIRRLQHQRSRHQQHVVKDVAGEFYKFGLEGISSVLFESRIGCLEPEVPKETETFIRSINRMFVMTLLTMAMPKFLHRVFPKPWKIFCESWDYMFAFAKGHIDKRMTEVAEKVSRGETVEGKYLTYYLAQEKLSMKSIYGNVTELLLAGVDTISSTLSWSLYELSRHPRVQAALHEEITGVMKGGAVPSAADVAQMPLLKAVVKEALRLYPVIPGNARVISDRDIQVGEYLIPRKTLITLCHYATSRDARFFPEPDSFKPERWLQKDASHHPYASIPFGVGKRSCIGRRIAELEVHLALARILMHFEVKPEPEQGPVRPMTRTLLVPEKDINLQFVSR, encoded by the exons ATGCCTCAGACCCTCAAGCTGGCCAGCAGGGCTTCCCTGCTCACCAGGGGCTTCCCAGAGATCTGGGCTGAGCTCGGCTTCAAGGCACCAGCCAGAGTGATCAAGACCCACAAGACCCTGGAGGACATGCCAGGACCCAGTGCACTGGGCTTCTTCACGGATCTCTTCTGCAAAAGAGGGCTGGCCAGGCTGCACGAGCTACAG ATCGAAGGAAAAGCCAAATACGGGCCGGTGTGGAAAGCCAGCTTCGGGCCGATCCTGACCGTCCACGTCGCGGAGCCCAGCCTGATCGAGCAGGTGCTGAGGCAAGAGGGCAAGCACCCCATCCGCTCCGACCTGTCCTCCTGGAAGGACTACCGGGTGTGCCGGGGCCACGCGTACGGGCTGCTCACGGC AGAAGGCGAGGAGTGGCAGAAGATTCGCAGCATCCTGGGCAAACACATGCTGAAGCCCAAGGAGGTGGAGTCGTACACGGGGACCCTGAACGGCGTGGTCAGCGACCTCATCCGCCGGCTGCAGCACCAGcggagccgccaccagcagcacgTGGTCAAGGACGTGGCGGGCGAGTTCTACAAATTCGGCCTGGAAG GCATCTCCTCCGTGCTCTTCGAATCCCGCATCGGCTGCCTGGAGCCCGAGGTGCCCAAGGAGACGGAGACCTTCATCCGCTCCATCAACCGCATGTTCGTCATGACCCTCCTCACCATGGCCATGCCCAAGTTCCTCCACCGCGTCTTCCCCAAGCCCTGGAAGATCTTCTGCGAGTCTTGGGACTACATGTTCGCTTTTG CCAAGGGCCACATCGACAAGCGAATGACCGAGGTGGCAGAGAAAGTCTCGCGGGGGGAGACGGTGGAAGGCAAATACCTCACTTACTACCTCGCCCAGGAGAAGCTCTCCATGAAATCCATCTACGGCAACGTGACCGAGCTGCTGCTGGCCGGGGTGGACACA ATCTCCAGCACCCTGTCCTGGAGCCTGTATGAGCTGTCCCGTCACCCCCGGGTCCAGGCGGCGCTGCACGAGGAGATCACCGGGGTGATGAAAGGTGGCGCCGTCCCGTCGGCCGCAGACGTGGCCCAGATGCCCCTGCTGAAGGCGGTGGTGAAGGAAGCGTTGAG GTTGTACCCGGTGATCCCCGGCAATGCCCGTGTCATCTCAGACCGAGACATCCAAGTGGGAGAATATCTCATCCCCAGGAAG ACCCTGATCACGCTGTGCCACTACGCCACCTCCCGGGACGCCCGCTTCTTCCCCGAGCCCGACTCCTTCAAGCCGGAGCGCTGGCTGCAGAAGGACGCCTCGCACCACCCCTACGCCTCCATCCCCTTCGGCGTCGGCAAGCGCAGCTGCATCGGGAGGCGCATCGCGGAGCTGGAggtgcacctggcactggcccgG ATCCTGATGCACTTTGAGGTGAagccggagccggagcagggCCCGGTCAGGCCCATGACCCGCACCCTCCTGGTGCCCGAGAAGGACATCAACCTGCAGTTTGTGAGCCGCTAA
- the METTL1 gene encoding tRNA (guanine-N(7)-)-methyltransferase isoform X1, with protein MAGAPPQKRFYRQRAHSNPLADHTLRYPTKPEEMNWAEHYPEFFAPLTKDDRHDDPKDSEERAKPVAQVEFADIGCGYGGLLVELSPLFPNTLMLGLEIRVKVSDYVRDRIQSLRASHPGQYQNIACIRSNAMKHLPNFFHKGQLAKMFFLFPDPHFKKTKHKWRIISSTLLAEYAYVLRVGGLVYTITDVEEVHEWMVGHFSGHPLFVQVPLEDLGSDPIVGRLGTSTEEGKKVQRNGGKTFPAVFRRIENEALQGAPGTEQCQGAPDT; from the exons ATGGCGGGGGCCCCGCCCCAGAAGCGCTTCTACCGGCAGCGGGctcactccaaccccctggcGGACCACACGCTGCGcta TCCCACAAAACCTGAGGAAATGAACTGGGCTGAACACTACCCTGAGTTCTTCGCCCCGTTGACCAAAGATGACCGTCACGATGACCCGAAGGACTCCGAGGAGAGAGCGAAGCCCGTTGCGCAAGTCGAATTCGCTGATATTGGCTGCGGTTATGGGGGCTTGTTGG TCGAGttgtctcccctcttccccaacaCCTTAATGCTGGGCCTGGAGATCCGAGTGAAGGTCTCGGATTACGTCCGTGACCGGATCCAGTCTCTGAGAGCATCCCATCCAGGGCAGTACCAGAACATCGCCTGTATCCGCAGCAATGCCATGAAGCACCTGCCCAATTTCTTTCACAAGGGGCAG CTGGCCAAGATGTTCTTCCTCTTCCCGGACCCGCACTTCAAGAAGACTAAGCACAAGTGGCGGATCATCAGCTCGACGCTGCTGGCTGAATACGCCTACGTCCTGCGGGTCGGG GGCCTGGTGTATACCATCACCGACGTGGAAGAGGTGCACGAGTGGATGGTCGGGCACTTCAGCGGGCACCCGCTCTTCGTCCAGGTGCCCTTGGAGGACTTG GGCAGCGATCCCATCGTGGGACGCCTGGGGACCTCCACCGAGGAGGGAAAGAAGGTCCAACGGAACGGCGGCAAGACCTTCCCTGCCGTCTTCCGGCGCATCGAAAACGAAGCCCTGCAGGGGGCACCAGGAACAGagcagtgccagggggctccggACACGTGA